A single region of the Polyangiaceae bacterium genome encodes:
- a CDS encoding ATP-binding cassette domain-containing protein — protein sequence MISLQLKAPLDRFELDVSIDTDARVLGIFGASGAGKSSLLEIVAGVRAARGRVGIGDQTWLDTEAGVHLPPEARGSGWVPQDGVLFPRLSVRQNLLAGAARARAANQDPERVLAEVAATLGLAALLHRDVKTLSGGERQRVALGRALCSAPKLLLLDEPFGALDLPLRRSLLPYVHGIVRRFELPVLLVSHDPAEVELLADEVVVLDAGRVVAQGSAHAVLSDARVWRLGAEHGYTNTLPCTVIAHSGDGCRVRAGALELSAVASRGGIGVGSETLMEIAARDVILAGRRPEGLSARNVHPGRIRELRPFGSGRLARVALSGVELGVELSEAAVAELALSEGADVWLIVKATACRVHPAPCDNP from the coding sequence GTGATCTCGCTCCAGCTGAAGGCGCCGCTCGATCGCTTCGAGCTCGACGTGAGCATCGACACAGATGCGCGCGTGCTCGGCATCTTCGGCGCGTCCGGCGCCGGCAAGAGCAGCCTGCTCGAGATCGTCGCCGGCGTGCGCGCCGCCCGAGGCCGCGTGGGCATCGGCGATCAAACCTGGCTCGATACGGAAGCCGGCGTGCACCTGCCGCCGGAGGCGCGCGGCAGCGGTTGGGTGCCGCAAGACGGCGTCCTCTTTCCACGGCTCTCCGTTCGTCAGAATCTTTTGGCTGGTGCGGCGCGAGCCCGCGCGGCCAACCAAGATCCCGAGCGCGTGCTCGCGGAGGTGGCGGCGACCCTGGGGCTCGCGGCGCTGCTGCATCGCGACGTGAAGACGCTCAGCGGCGGCGAGCGCCAGCGCGTCGCCCTGGGACGCGCCCTGTGCTCCGCGCCGAAGCTGTTGCTCCTGGACGAGCCCTTCGGCGCACTGGATCTGCCTTTGAGGCGGAGTCTCTTGCCGTACGTCCACGGCATCGTGCGGCGCTTCGAGCTGCCCGTGCTGCTCGTCTCCCACGATCCCGCGGAAGTCGAGCTGCTCGCCGACGAGGTCGTCGTGCTGGACGCCGGGCGCGTCGTCGCCCAGGGCAGCGCGCACGCAGTGCTGTCCGACGCCCGCGTGTGGCGTCTCGGCGCGGAGCACGGCTACACGAACACGCTGCCCTGCACGGTCATCGCCCACAGCGGTGACGGCTGCCGCGTGCGGGCGGGCGCTCTGGAGCTGTCCGCCGTCGCTTCCCGCGGCGGCATTGGCGTCGGGAGTGAAACCCTGATGGAGATCGCCGCGCGGGACGTGATCCTCGCAGGGCGTCGCCCCGAAGGCCTGTCGGCGCGCAACGTCCACCCGGGGCGCATCCGCGAGCTCCGTCCCTTCGGCTCGGGGCGGCTCGCGCGCGTGGCCCTCTCGGGCGTGGAGCTCGGCGTGGAGCTCAGCGAAGCCGCCGTCGCCGAGCTCGCCCTGAGCGAAGGCGCGGACGTCTGGCTCATCGTCAAAGCCACGGCCTGCCGCGTCCACCCCGCCCCCTGCGACAACCCCTGA
- the modB gene encoding molybdate ABC transporter permease subunit, protein MLPASAIGYWLARHEFRGKSVVSAAVVLPLVLPPTAVGYLLLSLLADDGWLGKSTLGFDIDVLFTWKAAVLASAVMAAPLVIRTARVTFEGIDPRIEAMARTLGHSRLSALLRFVLPVAARGLGAAAILGFMRSLGEFGATAMIAGNIPGRTQTLALAIWTAEQSGRDAKAGVLLAVALVTGLVAVAFAERLAGRRA, encoded by the coding sequence ATGCTGCCGGCCAGCGCCATCGGCTACTGGCTCGCGCGCCACGAGTTTCGCGGCAAGAGCGTGGTGAGCGCCGCGGTGGTGCTGCCCTTGGTGCTGCCGCCCACGGCGGTGGGCTATCTGTTGCTCTCGCTCTTGGCGGACGACGGCTGGCTCGGCAAGAGCACCCTGGGCTTCGACATCGACGTGCTCTTCACCTGGAAGGCCGCGGTGCTCGCCTCCGCAGTGATGGCCGCGCCGCTGGTGATCCGCACCGCTCGCGTCACCTTCGAGGGCATCGATCCCCGCATCGAGGCCATGGCCCGCACCCTGGGCCACTCGCGCCTCTCCGCCCTGCTGCGCTTCGTGCTGCCCGTCGCCGCCCGTGGCCTCGGCGCCGCCGCCATCTTGGGCTTCATGCGCAGCCTGGGCGAGTTCGGCGCCACGGCCATGATCGCCGGCAACATCCCCGGCCGCACGCAGACCTTGGCGCTCGCCATCTGGACCGCGGAGCAATCCGGGCGCGACGCCAAGGCCGGCGTGCTCTTGGCCGTCGCTCTCGTCACCGGACTCGTGGCCGTGGCCTTCGCGGAACGCCTCGCCGGGAGGCGCGCGTGA
- a CDS encoding helix-turn-helix transcriptional regulator — protein MFVASTQKRIGRGSYRADYVISRDVFVATIRRTGLTFDSRFVPPPKAYPDGVLLYVLLQGALELNGERFDAPAAVCFDVRQFEGTVPFRNWGEPLAALEIRVDSTEHFLAGAPRPCSIELSDDSWASARRLARRPTNEGAVVELIRSLADQQLLAADLAHGLSETRSRHHRIFEAVRPFAERLDLLNTLDAVSLTAGLSLRHLNRELGEFARSFQVPFVGWRETTKRLRIKLAVLALSEPEVSIADIARLAGYGSTAAMKRAFHDAGIPAPSQVREMLFRKP, from the coding sequence ATGTTCGTCGCGAGCACTCAGAAACGCATTGGCCGCGGCAGCTATCGCGCGGACTACGTGATCTCCCGCGACGTGTTCGTCGCCACCATTCGGCGTACGGGTTTGACGTTCGACTCGCGCTTCGTGCCGCCGCCGAAAGCGTACCCGGACGGCGTGCTGCTGTACGTCTTGCTCCAGGGCGCGCTGGAGCTGAACGGGGAACGTTTCGATGCCCCGGCAGCGGTCTGCTTCGACGTACGGCAGTTCGAGGGCACGGTGCCCTTTCGCAACTGGGGAGAGCCCCTCGCGGCGCTGGAGATCCGCGTCGATTCGACGGAACACTTCCTCGCCGGAGCTCCCCGCCCCTGTTCCATCGAGCTCAGCGACGACAGTTGGGCTTCGGCGCGGCGCCTCGCGCGCCGCCCCACGAACGAAGGCGCGGTCGTCGAGCTGATCCGCTCTCTTGCCGACCAGCAGCTGCTCGCCGCGGATCTCGCCCACGGTCTGAGCGAGACACGCAGCCGCCACCATCGGATCTTCGAGGCTGTTCGGCCCTTCGCCGAGCGGCTGGATCTGCTCAATACGCTGGATGCCGTGTCTTTGACCGCCGGCCTCTCCCTCCGGCATCTGAACCGCGAGCTGGGCGAGTTCGCGCGTTCCTTCCAGGTGCCCTTCGTGGGCTGGCGTGAGACCACCAAGCGCCTTCGCATCAAGCTCGCCGTGCTGGCGCTCTCGGAGCCCGAGGTCAGCATCGCGGACATCGCGCGCCTCGCCGGCTACGGCAGCACTGCCGCCATGAAACGCGCCTTTCACGACGCGGGGATCCCGGCGCCGAGCCAGGTGCGAGAAATGCTGTTTCGTAAGCCTTGA
- a CDS encoding MBL fold metallo-hydrolase — MGTFYLKQLLVGREVGKGDRIGTQMQNFVYLVGDRDAGECLVIDPAWDVDGIVATAQADDMKIVGALATHYHPDHVGGSMFGFSVQGLPALLEKNPCPVHAHKLEAEGIRVVTELSKSDITEHDSGDAIVVGEVEVKLLHTPGHTPGSSCFRVKDALLAGDTLFLQGCGRVDLPGGDPEEMRRTLRQRLATLPDSIVLYPGHAYGGEHAELGEVRRINPVFPPPGPGAKEVLD, encoded by the coding sequence ATGGGCACGTTCTACCTCAAACAGCTGTTGGTTGGGCGCGAGGTCGGCAAGGGCGACCGTATCGGCACCCAGATGCAGAACTTCGTGTATCTGGTCGGGGACCGCGACGCCGGGGAGTGTTTGGTGATCGATCCAGCTTGGGACGTCGACGGCATAGTGGCCACCGCCCAGGCGGACGACATGAAGATCGTCGGCGCCTTGGCCACGCACTATCACCCGGATCACGTGGGCGGCAGCATGTTCGGCTTCAGCGTGCAGGGCCTACCGGCGCTGCTCGAGAAGAACCCGTGCCCGGTGCACGCCCACAAGCTCGAGGCCGAGGGCATCCGCGTGGTGACCGAGCTTTCCAAGAGTGACATCACCGAGCACGACTCGGGGGACGCCATCGTCGTCGGCGAGGTCGAGGTGAAGCTCCTCCACACGCCGGGGCACACGCCCGGGTCGTCGTGTTTTCGGGTGAAGGATGCGCTCTTGGCCGGGGACACCCTGTTCCTCCAAGGCTGCGGCCGGGTGGACTTGCCGGGCGGGGATCCGGAAGAGATGCGCCGCACCCTGCGCCAGCGCCTCGCCACGTTGCCGGACAGCATCGTGCTGTATCCGGGGCACGCCTACGGTGGCGAGCACGCCGAGCTCGGCGAGGTCCGCCGCATCAATCCGGTGTTTCCGCCGCCCGGGCCCGGCGCCAAGGAAGTGCTAGACTGA
- the modA gene encoding molybdate ABC transporter substrate-binding protein → MLLKCAALIVLLSCQRDKTELSVFAAASLSDALTTIGKSYENEHPKTHVAFSFGGSNQMARQLIASPKADIFVSASEAWMDRVPSVDTRVDLLENHLVVVVKADSPLKIDAPSDLQNAPHLVLANPEAVPAGIYAKQWLTSEKLWDRVKDHVLPMPDVRAALGQVRRGKDLVGIVYASDARSTSDVRVVLEVRNGPRIRYPAALLRGHQPEAQQLFDYLRGPEARRVFESQGFVPLEGD, encoded by the coding sequence ATGCTTTTGAAGTGCGCCGCACTGATCGTGCTTTTGAGCTGCCAGCGCGACAAGACCGAGCTGTCGGTCTTTGCCGCCGCCAGCCTGTCCGACGCCCTCACCACCATCGGCAAGAGCTACGAGAACGAGCACCCGAAGACGCACGTCGCCTTCAGCTTCGGTGGCTCCAACCAGATGGCGCGCCAGCTCATCGCCTCCCCCAAGGCGGACATCTTCGTGTCGGCCAGCGAGGCGTGGATGGATCGCGTGCCGAGCGTCGACACTCGGGTCGATTTGCTCGAAAACCACCTGGTGGTCGTGGTCAAGGCGGACTCGCCGCTGAAGATCGACGCGCCCTCGGATCTGCAGAACGCCCCGCACCTGGTGCTCGCGAACCCCGAGGCGGTGCCCGCCGGCATCTACGCCAAGCAGTGGCTCACGTCCGAGAAGCTCTGGGATCGCGTGAAAGACCACGTGCTGCCCATGCCGGACGTGCGCGCGGCGCTGGGCCAGGTCCGCCGCGGCAAGGATCTCGTAGGCATCGTGTACGCGAGCGACGCCCGCTCCACGAGTGACGTCCGTGTGGTGCTCGAAGTGAGGAACGGCCCGCGGATCCGCTACCCGGCAGCGCTGCTCCGCGGGCATCAGCCCGAAGCCCAGCAGCTGTTCGACTATCTGCGCGGCCCCGAAGCGCGCCGCGTCTTCGAGAGCCAGGGCTTCGTCCCGCTGGAGGGCGATTGA
- a CDS encoding SRPBCC domain-containing protein, translating to MESLKKSVVVAAPAHVAWRVFTERMGTWWPLVSHKIGATKAVDVELEPKVGGRWFERGDDGSTCTWGHVVAWEPTTRLVLSWEISADWQHDPELQTEVEVRFVPDGDSTRVELEHRHLERYGQRAQEMRGVFDSDGGWTGLLAAFAKQAAAD from the coding sequence ATGGAAAGCTTGAAGAAGTCCGTCGTCGTCGCCGCTCCCGCCCACGTCGCGTGGCGCGTCTTCACGGAGCGAATGGGAACCTGGTGGCCCCTCGTATCGCACAAGATTGGAGCGACGAAGGCCGTGGACGTCGAGCTCGAGCCCAAGGTCGGCGGCCGTTGGTTCGAGCGCGGTGACGACGGCAGCACCTGCACCTGGGGTCACGTCGTCGCCTGGGAGCCGACCACGCGCCTGGTGCTCAGCTGGGAGATCTCGGCGGACTGGCAGCACGATCCCGAGCTGCAAACCGAGGTCGAGGTTCGCTTCGTTCCGGATGGCGACTCCACTCGCGTCGAGCTCGAGCATCGTCACCTCGAGCGTTACGGTCAGCGCGCTCAGGAGATGCGCGGTGTGTTCGACTCCGACGGCGGCTGGACGGGGCTCCTCGCGGCCTTCGCGAAGCAGGCTGCCGCAGACTGA
- a CDS encoding winged helix-turn-helix transcriptional regulator, whose product MLAANVLDALGDPTRRAVFERLRSGPHSVVELARGMTVSRPAVSQHLKVLKAAHLVSDRAEGTRRLYSVDPRGLEALRSWLDGLWDEALLQFKDAAEREAASLRKRK is encoded by the coding sequence GTGTTGGCAGCAAACGTACTGGACGCGCTCGGCGATCCCACGCGCAGGGCGGTGTTCGAGCGATTGAGGAGCGGACCCCATTCCGTGGTGGAGCTGGCCCGCGGGATGACGGTCAGTCGCCCCGCCGTCTCCCAGCACTTGAAGGTGCTCAAGGCCGCGCACTTGGTGAGCGATCGCGCCGAGGGCACGCGCCGACTGTACTCGGTGGACCCGCGGGGGCTCGAAGCGTTGCGCAGTTGGCTCGACGGCCTTTGGGACGAGGCCCTGCTGCAGTTCAAGGATGCCGCGGAGCGAGAGGCGGCTTCGCTGCGCAAGAGAAAGTGA